Proteins encoded in a region of the Paenibacillus sp. W2I17 genome:
- a CDS encoding aspartyl-phosphate phosphatase Spo0E family protein: MAEGDHGDRWSVKPDNASLHDISLEDEIHMLRRKMEQIFLEEKSFTSDIVIEISSLLDLKINEYMKANPIKGK, encoded by the coding sequence CTGGCAGAAGGCGATCATGGCGACCGATGGTCGGTGAAACCCGATAACGCATCTTTGCATGACATTTCCTTGGAAGATGAAATTCATATGCTTCGTCGCAAGATGGAACAGATCTTCCTCGAAGAGAAATCATTCACATCCGATATTGTAATTGAAATCAGCAGTTTGCTGGATTTAAAGATTAATGAATATATGAAGGCTAACCCGATTAAAGGAAAATAA
- a CDS encoding aminotransferase class I/II-fold pyridoxal phosphate-dependent enzyme: MIVNEQTTGNNKKMTSYLAPLVQQIPPSGIRKFFDLVGDNKDIITLGVGEPDFVTPWHMREACVYSLERGMTSYTSNAGMPKLREAISEYLDTQFDTKYDPKDEIIVTVGGSEAIDLALRALIVPGDEILIPEPSYVAYSPIASIGGGIPVGVETYAKDQFKLTAEALEAGITPKSKVVILCYPSNPTGAIMTYEEWLPIAEVIKKHDLIVIADEIYAELTYTQKHVSFAAIPDMKERTILVSGFSKAFAMTGWRIGYMCGHPELIAAMLKIHQYTVMCAPAMGQVAALEALTNGLGEKDRMVESYNQRRRLIVQGFRDIGLDCHEPQGAFYAFPSIQKTGMSSDLFAERLLTENKVAAVPGNVFGPQGEGFLRCSYATSVTQLNEALERIGNFVYKLQKEG, encoded by the coding sequence ATGATAGTGAATGAACAGACAACCGGGAACAACAAGAAAATGACATCTTATCTGGCACCCCTCGTGCAGCAGATACCTCCATCCGGAATTCGTAAATTTTTTGATCTGGTTGGAGACAACAAGGATATTATCACATTGGGTGTGGGTGAACCTGATTTTGTTACACCTTGGCATATGCGTGAAGCTTGTGTATACTCGCTGGAAAGAGGTATGACCAGCTACACATCCAACGCAGGTATGCCGAAGTTGAGAGAAGCCATCAGTGAATATCTGGATACGCAGTTTGATACCAAATACGATCCCAAGGATGAGATTATTGTTACCGTGGGTGGCAGTGAAGCGATTGACTTGGCTTTGCGAGCATTAATCGTACCTGGCGACGAAATTCTCATTCCTGAACCTTCGTACGTGGCTTATTCACCAATCGCTTCAATCGGTGGCGGTATACCGGTTGGTGTTGAAACCTACGCGAAAGATCAGTTCAAGTTAACGGCCGAAGCACTTGAAGCTGGCATCACACCGAAGTCGAAAGTGGTTATTCTGTGTTATCCGAGTAATCCCACTGGAGCCATCATGACGTATGAAGAGTGGCTGCCTATTGCTGAAGTGATTAAAAAGCATGATCTGATTGTGATCGCGGATGAAATTTACGCTGAATTGACGTATACGCAAAAACATGTTAGCTTTGCAGCTATCCCTGACATGAAGGAGCGGACCATTCTCGTAAGCGGATTTTCGAAGGCTTTTGCAATGACAGGTTGGCGGATCGGTTACATGTGTGGTCATCCTGAGCTTATTGCAGCCATGCTCAAAATCCATCAGTATACGGTAATGTGTGCGCCGGCCATGGGTCAGGTTGCTGCACTTGAGGCGTTGACGAATGGTTTGGGTGAGAAAGATCGGATGGTAGAATCGTATAATCAGCGTAGACGTTTAATTGTGCAGGGATTCAGGGATATTGGACTTGATTGTCATGAACCTCAGGGAGCATTCTATGCATTCCCGAGCATTCAAAAGACGGGTATGAGTTCCGACCTGTTTGCTGAGCGATTGTTAACGGAAAATAAAGTGGCTGCTGTTCCGGGTAATGTTTTTGGCCCTCAGGGTGAAGGCTTCTTGCGTTGTTCTTATGCTACTTCTGTAACCCAATTAAATGAAGCTTTGGAACGAATCGGAAACTTTGTTTACAAATTGCAAAAAGAGGGTTAA
- a CDS encoding Lrp/AsnC family transcriptional regulator translates to MKDLNDLQLKVLDLLKEDARRTPALLSTLLGESEDKIKNAVAQLEQDHVIVKYATVVNWSKIDDEKVTALIEVQITPERGRGFEGIAERIYLYPQVKSVYLMSGAYDLLVEVEGGNLREVANFVSEKLSPIDSVLSTKTNFILKKYKQDGIIFEDHQEDNRLMISP, encoded by the coding sequence ATGAAAGATTTGAACGATCTGCAATTAAAAGTTCTGGATCTGCTGAAGGAAGACGCGAGAAGGACTCCCGCACTGCTGTCGACGCTGCTGGGGGAGTCGGAAGACAAGATCAAGAACGCCGTGGCACAGCTAGAACAAGACCACGTCATCGTAAAATACGCAACCGTCGTGAACTGGAGTAAAATAGATGATGAGAAAGTAACGGCCCTGATTGAGGTGCAGATCACGCCGGAGCGTGGTCGTGGTTTTGAAGGGATTGCCGAACGCATTTATCTCTATCCGCAAGTGAAGTCCGTATATCTCATGTCCGGTGCATACGATCTGCTCGTTGAAGTGGAAGGTGGCAACCTGCGTGAAGTCGCTAATTTTGTGTCGGAGAAACTGTCTCCGATAGACTCTGTACTTTCTACCAAAACGAATTTTATTCTTAAAAAATATAAACAGGACGGGATTATTTTTGAAGACCATCAGGAAGACAACCGTCTCATGATCTCGCCGTAA
- a CDS encoding spore coat protein, which yields MYTQSLSSGGNFMQEQDLLKSILADLRRTSREYTTATTESSCPTTRRMFNDLTNDTLRLQGELFNLMQQNNMYSASSKALRQDVDKQIQSAHQTQQKCQQFIQEKNTQNSSYSQAPNVPQHQPNYGNPYYM from the coding sequence GTGTACACTCAATCTTTGTCATCTGGTGGGAATTTTATGCAAGAGCAAGATTTGTTGAAGTCGATTCTTGCAGATTTAAGACGAACTTCACGTGAATATACAACGGCAACTACTGAATCTTCCTGCCCCACGACCCGGAGAATGTTCAATGATTTAACGAACGATACATTAAGACTGCAAGGTGAACTGTTCAACCTGATGCAACAAAACAACATGTATTCCGCTTCATCCAAAGCACTTCGTCAGGATGTGGACAAACAAATCCAGTCTGCACACCAGACCCAACAGAAGTGTCAGCAATTCATTCAAGAAAAGAACACGCAGAACAGTTCATATAGCCAAGCTCCTAATGTGCCTCAGCATCAACCGAATTACGGTAACCCTTATTACATGTAA
- a CDS encoding FAD-binding oxidoreductase yields MELINGKTFWPTTFTSHPHYPVLQENLSCDCLIIGGGMGGALSAKLLTDQGIDTVVIDKRDIGYGSSMANTGLLQYTNDKTLTSCIQTFGEERGVRFYELCRDAMHHLEKISSKLEIDPWFVPRTSLYCASHEEDVTLLEEEYRNLKHYGFDVELWDQEKISALFPFSKRAALYTSGDAEVNPYRLVHSLFHSASRQGARVYAHSEFTHCDYDENGVLCYTPHGTVRAKHVIFSTGYETQEIKKDRGAYLLSTYAIATKPLQDLSSWYKQCMIWETERPYLYMRTTPDGRIIAGGLDENLPREEQRAIKAVHKGEILLQKIAEYFPLPDLEIDYAWEAVFGSTHDGLPLIGTHPDYPHSYFVEGYGGNGTVYSMIAASLIVDAITGKPNPDMDLFSLTRTSKPSPV; encoded by the coding sequence ATGGAACTTATTAACGGAAAAACATTTTGGCCAACTACCTTTACTTCCCATCCCCATTATCCTGTTTTGCAAGAAAACCTGTCCTGTGATTGTCTAATCATCGGTGGTGGAATGGGAGGCGCGTTGTCTGCCAAGCTTTTGACGGATCAGGGAATTGACACCGTTGTTATTGACAAAAGAGATATCGGTTATGGCAGTAGTATGGCAAATACGGGCCTGCTCCAATATACGAATGACAAAACGCTCACCTCTTGTATCCAGACATTTGGAGAAGAACGTGGTGTTCGATTCTACGAATTATGCCGGGATGCCATGCACCATCTCGAAAAAATTTCATCGAAGCTTGAGATTGATCCTTGGTTTGTGCCTCGCACAAGTCTCTATTGTGCCAGTCACGAGGAAGATGTAACGTTGCTGGAGGAAGAATATCGTAACCTGAAACATTATGGATTTGATGTGGAGCTGTGGGATCAGGAAAAAATCAGTGCACTATTCCCGTTCAGCAAACGTGCTGCACTATACACAAGCGGGGATGCTGAGGTTAATCCGTATCGTTTGGTTCACTCACTATTCCACTCAGCCTCACGTCAAGGAGCAAGAGTCTATGCTCATAGTGAATTCACCCATTGTGATTATGATGAAAATGGTGTCCTATGTTACACACCTCATGGCACTGTACGTGCCAAACATGTTATTTTCTCAACAGGCTATGAAACACAAGAAATCAAAAAGGACAGAGGCGCATACCTGCTAAGCACATATGCCATTGCTACCAAGCCACTACAGGATCTGAGCAGCTGGTATAAGCAATGCATGATATGGGAGACCGAACGACCTTATCTATATATGCGCACAACTCCAGACGGAAGAATTATTGCAGGTGGACTTGATGAGAATCTTCCTCGAGAAGAACAACGGGCGATCAAGGCGGTTCATAAAGGTGAGATTTTGCTTCAGAAGATTGCTGAGTATTTCCCATTACCTGATCTCGAAATCGATTACGCTTGGGAAGCTGTCTTTGGAAGCACCCATGATGGCCTCCCCCTGATCGGCACACATCCCGATTATCCGCATTCATATTTTGTGGAAGGGTATGGAGGTAACGGGACCGTATACAGCATGATTGCTGCTTCCTTAATTGTGGATGCTATTACTGGCAAACCAAACCCCGATATGGATCTGTTCTCACTCACACGTACAAGTAAGCCATCTCCTGTATAA
- a CDS encoding MFS transporter has translation MKITLGRQSILLLGVNGLFALAGALSGTFLNVFLWKSRPDYAMLGWFTLSQQLAIGLTFWLAGKWVKEHNKMSALRLGTALSGIFYMIVLWAGSKAVDWIWPLGILLGCSLGLFWIAFNVVYFEITNRENRDLFNGWVGLLGSMTGIIGPWFSGLIITRMADNTGYRLIFTVSLVIYVIAVVFSFFLKKRKVSGTYRWSEPWIQLSKPDSPWRTLALGLFAQGAREGVFAFLIALLVYVATAQEYKLGQFSLITSAVALISYWAVGKWSKPQYRSRGMFIGALILLIVLIPLLWKVTYVTLLIMGIGSAVAMPLYILPMISAGFDMMGTSGENVEKRVELVVLRELCLMVGRLFGLIIFIITVMNSPSLRMLTWLIIVLGAFPLIGWIFMRKLLNRTEGQEPSA, from the coding sequence ATGAAGATTACTTTAGGCCGACAATCCATTCTGCTTTTGGGCGTGAATGGATTGTTTGCGTTAGCCGGAGCGTTGTCGGGAACCTTTTTGAATGTGTTTCTGTGGAAAAGCCGTCCGGATTATGCCATGTTGGGGTGGTTCACTCTCAGCCAGCAATTGGCCATTGGACTGACATTCTGGCTTGCTGGCAAATGGGTCAAGGAACACAATAAAATGAGTGCACTACGATTAGGTACTGCGCTGTCCGGCATATTTTATATGATAGTCCTCTGGGCCGGTTCCAAAGCTGTAGACTGGATATGGCCTCTGGGTATACTACTGGGTTGTTCCCTGGGGCTGTTCTGGATCGCATTTAATGTTGTGTATTTTGAAATAACGAATCGGGAAAACAGGGATCTATTCAATGGCTGGGTCGGATTACTTGGCTCGATGACAGGAATTATAGGCCCATGGTTCTCTGGTCTGATTATTACCCGAATGGCGGACAATACAGGATATCGGCTCATCTTTACGGTATCACTCGTCATTTATGTTATCGCGGTAGTCTTTAGTTTTTTTCTCAAAAAGAGAAAGGTAAGTGGAACATACCGCTGGTCCGAGCCTTGGATACAGTTATCCAAACCGGATAGTCCCTGGAGGACCTTGGCTTTGGGTTTGTTCGCTCAGGGTGCGCGTGAAGGGGTCTTTGCCTTTCTGATTGCACTGCTTGTATACGTGGCCACTGCACAGGAGTATAAGTTGGGACAGTTCTCACTCATCACTTCTGCCGTGGCATTAATAAGTTATTGGGCAGTAGGGAAATGGTCCAAACCACAGTATAGATCCAGAGGCATGTTCATCGGAGCTCTGATTCTGCTGATTGTGCTGATTCCTCTTCTGTGGAAAGTGACCTATGTTACGCTGTTAATCATGGGGATCGGAAGTGCAGTTGCGATGCCATTGTATATTTTACCTATGATATCAGCGGGATTCGACATGATGGGCACGAGTGGCGAAAATGTGGAGAAAAGGGTTGAACTTGTCGTATTGAGGGAGTTATGTCTGATGGTTGGCCGACTTTTTGGGTTGATCATATTTATTATAACGGTCATGAATAGTCCGTCCCTGCGCATGTTAACCTGGCTTATTATCGTTCTGGGTGCTTTCCCGCTAATTGGATGGATCTTTATGCGCAAGTTATTGAACCGAACGGAAGGGCAAGAGCCCTCGGCTTAG
- a CDS encoding DUF350 domain-containing protein — MVLGFFSVAIMELLVFLACFELVTKYKCWTEIKKGNVAVAMATGGKIFGICNVLRFCIQAKSSVYEAMTWSFVGFILLLIAYFLFEFLTPVFSIDKEIEADNRAVGLISMIISVSLSFVIGASII; from the coding sequence ATGGTACTCGGTTTTTTCTCGGTAGCGATTATGGAGCTGCTTGTATTTCTGGCTTGCTTCGAACTGGTGACCAAGTATAAATGCTGGACTGAGATCAAGAAGGGCAATGTGGCCGTTGCGATGGCTACAGGAGGCAAGATCTTCGGGATCTGCAACGTATTGCGGTTCTGCATACAAGCGAAATCTTCGGTGTATGAAGCCATGACGTGGTCATTCGTAGGGTTTATCCTTCTGCTCATTGCCTATTTTTTGTTTGAATTCCTGACACCCGTGTTCTCCATTGATAAGGAGATCGAAGCGGATAACCGAGCTGTCGGATTGATATCCATGATTATTTCAGTCTCGCTGTCATTTGTTATTGGCGCGAGCATTATCTAG
- a CDS encoding endonuclease MutS2 has product MDTKILHTLEYRKILNTLLSFAQTTMGKKKAEQLEPSSELEEVKRLLQQTDEAFTFDRLKGSPSFGGIVDITASIKRAEIGGTLNPHELLGISNTTFAARRLKRQIGTLHEDEPIESLFYISDQLSEQKTLEDAIKICIDDNAEVADSASVTLAQIRRELRGGEARIREKLDSMIRSSTVSKMLQDQLITIRGDRFVIPVKAEYRSYFGGIVHDQSGSGATLFIEPESIVAMNNKLRETRIREEREIEIILQKLTALVSEQGEWLLYDVDLLGSLDFIFAKARLARELKATLPRMNDRGFLKLKKGRHPLIPIENVVPIDIELGNDYTSIIVTGPNTGGKTVTLKTIGLLSLMAMSGLFVPAEDGSQLCVFDAIYADIGDEQSIEQNLSTFSSHMTNIIRILKNMTPKSLVLLDELGAGTDPAEGSALAISMLEHMHRTGCRMVATTHYSELKAYAYERKGVINASMEFDINTLSPTYRLLVGVPGRSNAFAIAERLGLPGYILDYARGEVKEEDQRIEHMIASLEENRLTAEQEREKAESLRQDMEKLRSRHQTELEKLEQQRDRRIEKAEEDARSIVDKARAEAEKIITDLRLLAMEEGASVKEHKLIAARKQLDEAEPEKRRKTVKKTATAPKTRAIGPGDEVLVYSLNQKGHVVEMSGSKDAMVQLGIMKMKVSLDDLELQQSAPAAKPKQKPVTGMKRTRDDNVKSELDLRGTNLEEALMETDRFIDEAFLANLGQVYIIHGKGTGILRSGIQDYLRKHKHIKSYRLGNYGEGGNGVTVAELE; this is encoded by the coding sequence TTGGACACGAAAATTTTACACACACTGGAATATCGCAAAATTTTAAATACATTGCTCAGCTTTGCTCAGACAACCATGGGAAAAAAGAAAGCGGAGCAACTTGAACCAAGCAGTGAACTTGAAGAAGTGAAGCGGTTGCTGCAGCAAACCGATGAAGCCTTCACATTTGATCGCCTGAAAGGTTCACCGTCGTTTGGGGGAATTGTAGATATTACGGCTTCCATCAAACGTGCTGAAATTGGAGGCACACTTAACCCTCACGAACTTTTGGGAATATCAAATACAACCTTTGCGGCGCGGCGATTGAAACGTCAGATTGGTACTTTGCATGAAGATGAGCCCATCGAATCATTGTTCTATATCAGTGATCAATTGTCAGAGCAAAAAACGCTCGAGGATGCCATCAAAATCTGTATTGACGATAATGCAGAGGTTGCGGACAGTGCAAGCGTAACGTTGGCGCAGATTCGTCGTGAACTGCGAGGCGGAGAAGCGCGGATTCGCGAAAAACTCGATTCCATGATTCGATCCTCTACCGTATCCAAAATGCTTCAGGATCAGCTCATCACCATCAGAGGAGACCGTTTTGTAATCCCGGTGAAAGCTGAATATCGTTCGTACTTTGGTGGGATTGTGCACGATCAATCCGGTTCGGGTGCGACATTGTTCATTGAGCCGGAATCCATTGTTGCCATGAACAACAAATTACGCGAAACCCGGATTCGGGAAGAACGCGAAATAGAAATTATTTTGCAGAAATTGACGGCACTTGTCAGTGAGCAGGGGGAGTGGTTGTTGTATGATGTCGACTTGCTGGGATCACTTGATTTTATCTTTGCCAAAGCACGTCTGGCTCGTGAACTGAAAGCAACATTGCCTCGCATGAATGACCGCGGGTTCCTGAAGCTCAAGAAAGGCCGTCATCCACTGATTCCGATTGAAAACGTGGTTCCAATCGACATAGAGTTGGGCAATGATTACACATCCATTATCGTGACAGGTCCGAATACGGGTGGTAAAACGGTAACGCTTAAAACAATTGGATTGCTGAGCCTGATGGCAATGTCCGGTTTATTTGTTCCGGCTGAGGATGGCAGTCAGTTATGTGTATTTGATGCGATCTATGCAGACATTGGGGACGAGCAGAGTATCGAGCAGAATCTGAGTACTTTCTCCAGTCATATGACCAATATCATTCGCATTCTGAAAAACATGACGCCGAAAAGTTTGGTGTTGCTCGATGAACTTGGAGCAGGGACAGACCCGGCTGAAGGTTCCGCACTGGCCATCTCCATGCTGGAGCATATGCACCGGACGGGATGTCGCATGGTTGCAACTACTCACTACAGTGAACTGAAAGCATACGCATATGAGCGTAAAGGTGTCATTAATGCCAGCATGGAATTTGACATCAACACACTGAGTCCAACCTATCGCCTTCTGGTGGGTGTACCTGGACGAAGTAATGCATTTGCCATTGCAGAGCGACTGGGACTGCCGGGTTACATTCTCGACTACGCCCGTGGCGAAGTGAAGGAAGAGGATCAACGGATTGAGCACATGATTGCTTCTCTTGAAGAGAACCGTCTTACGGCTGAACAAGAGCGTGAGAAGGCAGAGAGCTTGCGCCAGGATATGGAGAAATTACGCAGTCGTCATCAGACCGAACTGGAGAAGCTGGAACAGCAGCGTGATCGCCGGATTGAAAAAGCAGAAGAAGATGCACGCAGCATTGTGGACAAGGCTCGCGCGGAAGCGGAGAAGATTATAACCGATCTTCGCCTGTTGGCTATGGAAGAAGGTGCTTCCGTGAAGGAGCACAAACTCATTGCTGCCCGTAAACAGCTGGACGAGGCGGAACCGGAGAAACGCAGAAAAACGGTCAAGAAGACGGCAACAGCGCCGAAGACTCGTGCCATCGGTCCTGGTGATGAAGTGCTTGTCTACAGTTTGAATCAAAAAGGTCATGTTGTAGAGATGTCGGGCAGCAAAGACGCTATGGTACAACTGGGGATTATGAAAATGAAAGTATCCCTGGATGACCTGGAACTGCAGCAATCGGCTCCCGCAGCCAAACCGAAACAAAAACCGGTAACGGGTATGAAACGTACACGTGATGACAATGTGAAAAGTGAATTGGATCTGCGTGGTACCAACCTGGAAGAAGCCCTGATGGAGACAGATCGGTTCATTGATGAAGCTTTCCTTGCCAACCTGGGCCAAGTTTATATTATTCACGGTAAAGGTACAGGAATTTTACGTTCCGGTATTCAGGATTACCTGCGTAAGCATAAACATATTAAAAGCTACCGGCTGGGCAATTACGGAGAAGGCGGGAACGGTGTGACCGTCGCAGAATTGGAATAG
- a CDS encoding phage holin family protein encodes MNFLGHVVRFIIAAIVLMVVSWIVPGFAVGGFWSALLLALVIALLGWIVEGIFGKRVNPFGRGIVGFIVSALVIWLGQYVVDHVEVSLLGAILAALVIGIIDLFIPVSTPFDAGRSSKS; translated from the coding sequence ATGAATTTCCTGGGACATGTCGTGCGATTTATCATCGCTGCAATTGTATTAATGGTGGTTAGCTGGATCGTTCCCGGATTCGCCGTTGGTGGCTTCTGGAGCGCCCTGTTGCTTGCTCTTGTTATTGCCCTGCTCGGCTGGATCGTTGAAGGTATCTTCGGCAAAAGAGTCAACCCGTTTGGTCGCGGTATTGTCGGATTTATCGTTAGCGCACTGGTGATTTGGCTTGGTCAATATGTTGTAGATCATGTTGAAGTCAGCCTGCTCGGTGCCATTCTCGCTGCGCTGGTTATCGGGATTATCGATCTCTTCATCCCGGTATCCACCCCTTTTGATGCCGGACGAAGCTCCAAAAGTTAA
- a CDS encoding cytochrome C oxidase subunit II, giving the protein MMKKGITWLAACMLILVLTACGGAKQSAESGSNGSDADAGVTASEELVIKASNYEFDQPEYHLKKGVPVNIVYKNENGNHGILVPELNLQLDTRNSSKVITPDKVGEFEMSCSVFCGSGHSSMISKIIVEE; this is encoded by the coding sequence ATGATGAAGAAAGGCATAACATGGCTTGCTGCCTGTATGTTAATTCTGGTCCTCACTGCATGTGGAGGAGCAAAACAGTCCGCAGAATCTGGCAGCAATGGATCCGATGCTGATGCTGGAGTTACAGCCAGTGAAGAATTGGTCATCAAGGCGAGTAACTATGAATTCGATCAACCTGAGTACCATCTTAAAAAAGGCGTTCCCGTTAACATTGTTTATAAAAATGAAAACGGAAATCACGGTATCCTTGTGCCTGAGCTGAATCTTCAACTGGATACCAGAAATAGCTCCAAAGTCATAACCCCGGACAAAGTTGGTGAGTTTGAAATGTCCTGTTCTGTCTTCTGTGGTTCAGGACACAGCAGCATGATCTCCAAAATTATCGTTGAAGAATAG